One stretch of Microcebus murinus isolate Inina chromosome 12, M.murinus_Inina_mat1.0, whole genome shotgun sequence DNA includes these proteins:
- the LOC105855631 gene encoding transcription initiation factor TFIID subunit 9 has translation MESGKMASPKSMPKDAQMMAQILKDMGITEYEPRVINQMLEFAFRYVTTILDDAKIYSSHAKKATVDADDVRLAIQCRADQSFTSPPPRDFLLDIARQRNQTPLPLIKPYSGPRLPPDRYCLTASNYRLKSLQKKASTSAGRITVPRLSVGSVTSRPSTPTLGTPTPQTMSVSTKVGTPMSLTGQRFTVQMPASQSPAVKASIPATSAVQNVLINPSLIGSKNILIATNMVSSQNTASESSNALKRKREDDDDDDDDDDDDYDNL, from the coding sequence ATGGAGTCTGGCAAGATGGCTTCTCCCAAGAGCATGCCGAAAGATGCACAGATGATGGCACAAATCCTGAAGGATATGGGAATTACAGAATATGAGCCAAGAGTTATTAATCAGATGTTGGAGTTTGCCTTCCGATATGTGACCACAATTCTAGATGATGCAAAAATTTATTCAAGCCATGCTAAGAAAGCTACTGTTGATGCAGATGATGTGCGATTGGCAATCCAGTGTCGCGCTGACCAATCTTTTACCTCTCCTCCCCCGAGAGATTTTTTATTAGATATTGCAAGGCAAAGAAATCAAACCCCTTTGCCATTGATCAAGCCGTATTCAGGCCCTAGATTGCCACCTGATAGGTACTGCTTAACAGCTTCAAACTATAGGCTTAAGTCTTTACAGAAAAAGGCATCTACTTCTGCAGGAAGAATAACAGTGCCTCGGTTAAGTGTTGGTTCAGTTACTAGCAGACCAAGTACTCCCACCCTAGGCACACCAACCCCACAAACCATGTCTGTTTCAACTAAAGTAGGGACTCCAATGTCCCTCACAGGGCAAAGGTTTACAGTACAGATGCCTGCTTCACAGTCCCCAGCTGTAAAAGCATCAATTCCTGCAACATCAGCAGTTCAGAATGTTCTGATTAATCCATCATTAATTGGGTCCAAAAACATTCTTATTGCTACTAATATGGTGTCATCACAAAATACTGCCAGTGAATCATCAAATGCATTGAAAAGAAAGcgtgaagatgatgatgatgatgatgacgatgatgatgatgactatGATAATTTGTAA